Proteins encoded by one window of Rhodamnia argentea isolate NSW1041297 chromosome 6, ASM2092103v1, whole genome shotgun sequence:
- the LOC115734540 gene encoding uncharacterized protein LOC115734540, translating into MEVDYHKRSGQIPAFGNWDYSNDLPITQYFECARQAGLVPPHCPSSSSSGECGRPQPHVGAGLSGERHQHRRRHPGAASLGVPPRKTRVRENRVAHVKEPNKQSRTRDGDGDVPEPPKEQRYVPLSGNKKNKIVNQLQEDDSGGSAAHPQMAPRRRPPKPVDEDLYKISPDLLRTTKRKKMLGFIARCLSPACSA; encoded by the exons ATGGAAGT GGATTATCACAAGAGGAGTGGACAGATTCCGGCGTTTGGGAACTGGGATTACTCAAACGACCTGCCCATCACTCAGTACTTCGAGTGCGCCAGACAGGCTGGCTTGGTCCCCCCTCACtgcccgtcttcttcttcttccggtgAATGCGGTCGCCCGCAGCCACATGTGGGTGCTGGTTTGTCTGGAGAGAGACATCAACACCGTCGTCGTCATCCTGGTGCTGCTTCTCTTGGTGTCCCTCCTCGAAAG ACAAGAGTGAGGGAAAATCGAGTTGCGCATGTCAAGGAGCCAAACAAGCAATCTAGAACGCgtgacggcgacggcgacgtcCCAGAACCGCCAAAGGAACAGCGATACGTGCCTCTTTCTGGCAACAAGAAGAACAAGATTGTCAATCAACTGCAAGAAGACGACAGCGGCGGTTCGGCCGCCCATCCTCAGATGGCCCCAAGAAGACGACCCCCGAAACCCGTCGACGAAGATCTCTACAAAATTTCCCCTGACCTCCTTCGCACCACCAAGAGG AAGAAGATGCTGGGATTCATCGCAAGATGTCTGAGTCCAGCTTGCTCAGCTTAA